CGCGTGAAGAAGGTTTTCCTAATGCAACAACATGAGTTTCACGAGGACTGAGATGCTCAACTATGCGCTTGATTGTGCCATCTTTTCCTGCGGTATCTCGACCTTCCATAATCACCAGAAGTCGCAGATTGCCAGTAATAATTTGACGCTGGAGCTTTACGAGCTCAATTTGTAAAAGCCTGAGCTCTTCCTCGTAACTTTTCTCGTGATCCTTTATTTTTACCTTCTTACTCATTGCTTACGGGAGGGGCTTTTTTAGCGGCCTGTTTTTCTCTAATTTCTCCAAAGCCTTTGTGAGTTTATCAATGAGCTTCTCTCTGTCTGCCTCAAGCTTATCTAGTTTTTTAAAAAGATCTTTGATCAGTTTCTTTTGGCTCATGGCAATTCCTTAATTATTAATTAAATTTCAATCCTTTGGTGCTACGATTTAATGGCTTCTGATACAAGCGTTTATGACACATTCGATGGATTTTTCTTTGAATGCTTTTTGCAATTCATTCGAAAAAACTGATCAAAAAAATGGCTCTTCATTACAGCAACATTCAAAAATTAATCGCCATGAGGATGGGAAATTAAAAAGATGGTCCTAAGAACGAGATAATGTTTTTAGGCTTTATGGAACAGATATGGCACAAATCAGCCCATCAGGAGCAATCGATTAACAAATCCCAAAACCTCAAATAAATCAATTACTTAGGGTTTCTTAATATTATTCTGGGTGGAAGTTATTGCTGGCCATGAAACTGATAGTGCGCTCAAAGTCTAAGATGCGGATGTAACGCCAAGCAATATCATGATATTTGCTATCCAAGTAACCAATAGCGACTTCAGGAGTCCTTTTGGACAAGTCGATCTGTTGAATTGCGCGGGCCCAATGTTTAAGTCTTGTTGACATATTTGCTACCTCCATGAGCATACAGTGTATGGAAAAGAGGGCGAGATGACACGAATTACAAAATATTTAGTAAATATTTATTAAAAAACTGACTTTTTACCTATATGGAGACAACTTTATTGGGATTTAGGATATTTTGAGGGTCTAGAGCTCTTTTAAGAGTCTTCATGAGTTCGTGGGCGACTTCACCCTTGTGAGCCCTTAATCCATCCAATTTGAGCTGTCCAACCCCATGCTCTGCGGAAATGGAGCCTTTGCATCGCTCAACCTGCCCATAAACCAGCTCACGAATGGGTTTTTCATTCGTTTCGTTAAAAAATCTAGGGTCGATGCCAAGGGGTGGGGCAATGTTGTAATGCAAGTTTCCATCGCCCAAATGGCCAAAATTGATGATTCTGACCCCAGGGAATCTTTCCCTCATTAATTGATCTGTTTCACTGATAAAGGAATCAAGGAAAGATAGGGGGATGGTGATGTCATGCTTCAGGTTCGCGCCTTCTTCGGCTTGCGCAAGGGTAATGTGTTCACGCATCTGCCAAAATGTATTTGCTTGACTTAGATTGCTAGCGATCACGGCGTCACTAATGAGCTGCGCCTCAAAAGCCTCCTCCAGGATAGTCTCCAATAATTGCCTTACATGAGTCTCACTTTCGTGATCAGACAGCTCAATTAAAACTGTATAAGGCAGGTTACCTTGAAGCGGGTTGGCCATCTGCGGAAAGTGTTTTTCATTCAAATCCAAAGACTCTTGCGTCATCATCTCAAAACCCGTGAGCAATGACGTTGCTCTTTTTTGGAATAAATTGAGGAGCGCTATCGTAGAGGCAATGTTATCGGTAGCAACTAAGGTGGTCCATTGCGATATGGGCAGGGGGTAAAGCTTCATGACTGCAGCAGTAATGATTCCCAGGGTGCCCTCAGATCCAACAAACAAATCCCTCAGATCGTAGCCAGTGTTATCTTTGCGCAAGTCTTTCATGCCATCCCAAATATCACCACTAGCAGTGACAACTTCGAGACCCAAACACAAATCGCGTGCATTGCCATAGCGCAATACGTTAGTTCCACCAGCATTGGTTGCCAAGTTGCCACCAATCATGCAGCTTCCCTCGGCACCAAGACTGAGTGGGAATAGAAAGCCATAATTAGCTGCTTCTTCTTGTACAGCTTGCAAAATACAACCGGCTTCAAGCGTTATGGTTTGATTGGCAACATCGATTTCCCTTATCTGATTCATGCGCTTAAAGTTCATGATGATTTGGTTGCCAATGTTGTCGGGAGTGGCACCACCACAAAAGCCAGTGTGGCCACCCTGTGGAACGATAGATACGTTGTTCGCCGCACATAGTTTTACGATCTGAGCAACTTCATCACTCGCACCTGGAAGCACTACCGCTTGAGCTTTGCCAGTAAAACGCTTACGCCAATCAGTTTGATAGGGTGCCTTATCTACTTCCTCAATCAGAACGTATTTCTGATCAAGAATATTCTTTATTTCGTTAATGAATGAGTTAGTCATTGCTGAGCTTCGCGCTGTTTCTTTAACAGTTTTGCTTCTTTTTTTATCGGCTTCAAGTAAATCAATAAACAGATAAATCCAATGGTTGCAAGCATAGTCTCGAGAAGAGCAAGCCAAAAATTAGCGCCTGTTTCTAGAATGCGAACTAATCCTTCAGTGATATATAGCAGTATCAACATGGAAGCCCATTGCATGGTGTAAACCTTACCTTTCCATAATCCTGGGATGGCAAATAGTAGTGGTATCCCTTTTAAAATTAGCCAGGAACCGCCTGGCCTTAGTGGCGAGATAAACCATTCCCAGCAAACGCAGATAATAAATAAACCCACAAATGCTGCAGTAGCTAAAAGTTGATAAGGATTTTTTTCAAGAATTTTTTTAATCATGTTGAGCAATTAATGCTTTTCTTTATTGTTATGGAGCATTAAGGCAGTTAGCGCAAGTCTCTTTCCTTGGGCCTTCGCTAGACGTTGTTCTTCAGGACTAATTGGGGCACGTCCATCAGCATGAGCAAGGTGCGTCACGCCATATGGACTTCCACCAGTGCTAGAAGCCATTAAATTTGGCTCGCTATAAGGAATACCCATCAGCATCATGCCATGGTGAAAGAGAGGGATCATCATGGTTAAGAGTGTGCTTTCTTGACCACCATGCATACTCCCGGTGCTAGTAAAAACACACGCCGGTTTACCAATCAAGGCTCCATTCATCCATTCTGATGAACTGCCATCCCAAAAGTATTTCATCGGCGCAGCCATATTGCCAAAACGTGTGGGCGACCCAAGAGCCAAGCCGACACATTCTTGTAAATCCGAATATTCGACATAAGGCGCGCCTCCTTGAGGAACCGTTGCTTCGGCAGCCTCGCAAACTGTTGAAACGGCTGGAACAGTTCGGAGGCGGGCGTTTACCCCGGGAACACTCTCGATTCCTTCAGCAATCAGTCGTGCTAAATCCTTGGTTGCACCATAACGGGAGTAGTACAAAACTAAAATATCGTGTTGGCTCATATTCATCTCTTATGATAAAGCGATGCGCATTATTCGTAATCCTCAATTATGGCTCTCCCTAGGCAAAGAGATCTGGGAGCGCAATCGCGACCAAAATTTGAAGCAAATCGCCGCAAGCCTCTCATTTACGACCACTTTATCCATCATACCGATGGTTACTGTGGCGACCATTCTGATCGGTTATCTACCAAGTGTCATACAAGTAAAAAATGTATTTAGAACTTGGTTACTTGAAACCTACATGCCGGGCAGCCTAAATCAACAAGTTTTTATTTATTTGGATCAGTTTTCTGCTCAAGCACGGAGTCTAACGTATTTAGGTTTGCTTGGCTTATTGGTAACAACAATCATGACATTGGCCGTCATCGAGGATGCGTTCAATCATATTTTCAAAGTAGAGCTAAAGAGGCCAATCCTAAAAAAGCGCTAATTTATGGGGCTGCGACCTTTTTAGGGCCATTGCTTCTGGGTGTTGGCATCTATTTAAGCGGGGTTTTATTTAGTGCTTCGGAAGGGTGGATCAAAGCTGTCTCACTTGGGTTCCGTTTAGTAGCCACATTTGCGCCCATATTGCTCGCAATTGGGGTATATGCAGTTGTTTATAAGATTCTGCCTTATGCCAAGGTCACCTGGAGAGATGCTTTTACAGGCGCTTACATTTATTTGAGCTGATGAAGTTTGGCTTTGCAATTTTTCTGAGCCACACCGCTTTCTATAAAACAGTCTATGGCGCCTTTGCCATCTTTCCCTTAGGTCTTGTTTGGATCTACCTAACTTGGTGGATAACCCTAGCTGGAGCCGTTCTAGTAGCCAACTTACCTAATATCCGGAATGGTCTCATTAGGGTTATTCGTTACTAAAAGTCGCCTCTAAACCCTTGATTCAAAGAGGGCTTAAGTCTATATTGAGGGAATAAATGTTTTGCTTTTCGGAGACCAAATGAAAGTTCGTGACATATTACGCGTTAAAGGGGGCACCCTTTTTACTGTAGCCCCTGATACCGCTCTGCAAACAGCAGTGCTTGTCATGAGCGAGCACGATATCGGTTCTTTGGTGGTTATGGAATACGACAAGTTGGTGGGCATTCTGACCTTCCGCGAAGTGATTGCTGCTTTGGCTAAACACCATGGCAAGCTTGAGGGTCTTCAAGTCAGCTCGGTGATGAATCAAAAGCCATTAACTTGCAATATGGAAACTGAAATTGATGAAGTCCGTCGCATGATGTTGGTTGATCATGCTCGTTATTTACCCGTGGTTGATCAAAAGATGTTGATGGGTGTGATTTCTTTCTACGACGTGGCGAAATCGGTGGTCGAGGCCCAAGATTTTGAGAACACCATGTTAAAAGCCTATATTAGAGATTGGCCCGAAGATACCGAAAAGGCTGCTTCCTAAGTTGTTCTAGCCGTATTTTTCCTACAAATGACATAATGTGGTTATGTCAGGAAATACTTTAGGCCTTTTTTTTACTGTTACCACCTTTGGTGAATCTCATGGTCCTGCAATTGGGGCCGTTGTTGATGGCTGCCCTCCAGGAATGAGTTTGTCGGAATCCGATATTCAATTCGATTTGGATCGCCGCAAACCAGGCATCTCACGCCATGTAACTCAACGCAAGGAAGAGGATAGGGTTGAAATTCTCTCAGGCGTTTTTGAGGGCAAAACTACGGGTACACCTATTGCGCTGTTGATTCGAAATACTGATCAGCGAAGTCAAGACTACGGCGATATCTTGCAAACTTTTCGCCCTGGTCACGCTGACTATGCCTATCAGCAAAAGTATGGCATTCGCGATCCCCGCGGAGGCGGTCGCTCATCCGCACGCTTGACTGCTCCCGTTGTTGCTGCTGCAGCTATTGCCAAAAAGTGGTTGCGTGAAAAGTATGGCACCGAGTTTTATGGCTACATGAGCCAATTAGGTGAAAAAGAAATTCCATTCAAGGATATTTCACATATTGGCAGCAATCCATTTTTCGCTGCCAATGCTGAAATCATTCCTGAACTCGAAAGTTACATGGATGAACTTCGCAAGGCAGGGGACTCTTGTGGAGCGCGCATAGAGGTTCGTGCCCGCAATGTTCCAACTGGACTAGGTGAGCCTTTATTTGACAAGCTTGATGCAGATATTGCGCATGCCATGATGGGCATCAATGCGGTAAAAGGTGTTGAAATTGGTGCCGGCTTTAAATCAGTTTCCCAACGCGGCAGTGAACATGGTGATGAACTTCATCCTGGCGGATTTGCTACCAATAATTCTGGCGGCACTTTAGGCGGGATTAGTAGCGGCCAAGATTTACGCATCTCTATTGCCATCAAACCGACCTCTAGCATTATGAGTCCAAAGCAGTCTGTAGACTTAGACGGAAACCCAATTACCGTGCAAACGAAAGGGCGCCATGATCCTTGTGTTGGTATTCGGGCAACACCAATTGCGGAAGCAATGCTAGCACTCGTATTAATGGATCATGCGTTACGTTATCGCGCACAGTGTGCTGACGTATCTTCGCCTGCGGCTTCTATTCTAGCATCGCAACCGGGCCCCTACCGCGACTAATTTGGCTTATTAAATGACGCCTTCGCTTCGCGCTGGGCATTCGGGTCCTTTTTCTTTTTATATTTTGCTTATGTGGGACTTGTGTCTCCATATGCAAGCTTATTCTTTTTGGATCGCGGCTTTAGCGTTATAGAAATTGCTGCACTCATGTCCATGGTGCAGATCACCCGAATTGTTGGACCTTTCTCATGGGGATGGCTGTCAGACTACCTCTCAAATCGAATTGGCATTATTCGTTTTTGTGCATGCCTAGCCGCCATCATTTTTTTATGTATCTTTTTTTGCAAAGCTACATCAGCTTTTTTATATGGATGTTTGTTCTACACACCATTCTCAGCAGCTTGATGCCTCTTGGTGAATCAGCAACCATTCATGCTTCATACAAAGATAACTCGTTTGATAAACGTTATGGGTCGCCTGCGTCTTGGGGGGTCTATCGGCTTTATTGCCATGGTTCTCCTTGCTGGGGAGCTATTCCAACGAAAGACTATCGAACTCTATCCGATAGTAGGTACAGTAAGTTTTGGGAGCATTAGCCCTGATAACCTTTTGTCTGCACGAGCCCAAGATGGAGCATCGCAAAATGGTAAAAGGAGAGTTATTAGTAGTTTTATTTAATCCGGATGTACGTTGGTTTTTAGTCTCTGGCTTTTTTATGATCTTTGCCCATGCCTCTTTGTATGTTTTTTATTCTTTATATCTAGCTGACCTGGGTTACAACAAATTTCAGATTGGTCTTTTTTGGGCGCTAGGAGTTTTTGCAGAAGTAGTTTTCTTCTATTTTCAAAGCAAGGTTTTGAGTAGACTTGATGCGGAAGTCATTTTGCAGGCTGCTTTTGGAATCGGTGTGATCCGTTTTGTCCTGATTGCCTTTTTTGCCCATAACGTCAATCTTAATTGTGGCGCAATTAATGCATGCGGGCACTTTGCAGCACACCATAGCGCGCTGCTGCCACCAAACTACTTCAACGTTGATTTACGGGACCATTACAGAGGGGCCAAGCCCTCATGGCAACTGATTTCATATGGACTTGGTGGAACCCTAGGAGGCTTATTCGCCGGATGGATATGGGAAGCATCCCCAGCCCAAGAGATGTCTTTGTCATGTCCGCATTTGCATGCGGACTGGCAGGAATAGCCATCCAAAAACTTAGGCCGCGCCGCTATCCTGCCAGGTAAGCAATCTTATTGAATTTTTGCTTTAGCACGAAGTTTTTGCATCATTTCTGAGAACTTCGCCTTTTGCCAGTTCTTGTCAGCCATGATCATTTGCTTCAATTGATCTTTCATTTCTTCCATACTTGGTGCTTTGACATCGCGTGAATCTACCATCTTGATGATGTGCCAACCAAACTGAGATTTAACTGGTTTATCTGTAATCTGACCGTTTTTAAGTTGCACCATTGCTTTTGAAAACTCGGGAACCAATGCTTTTTCGGTTACCCAACCCAGATCACCACCATTTTTGGCTGAACCAGGATCAAGCGATTTCGCTTTTGC
The nucleotide sequence above comes from Polynucleobacter necessarius. Encoded proteins:
- a CDS encoding DUF2069 domain-containing protein, with translation MIKKILEKNPYQLLATAAFVGLFIICVCWEWFISPLRPGGSWLILKGIPLLFAIPGLWKGKVYTMQWASMLILLYITEGLVRILETGANFWLALLETMLATIGFICLLIYLKPIKKEAKLLKKQREAQQ
- a CDS encoding MFS transporter — its product is MVKGELLVVLFNPDVRWFLVSGFFMIFAHASLYVFYSLYLADLGYNKFQIGLFWALGVFAEVVFFYFQSKVLSRLDAEVILQAAFGIGVIRFVLIAFFAHNVNLNCGAINACGHFAAHHSALLPPNYFNVDLRDHYRGAKPSWQLISYGLGGTLGGLFAGWIWEASPAQEMSLSCPHLHADWQE
- a CDS encoding CBS domain-containing protein translates to MKVRDILRVKGGTLFTVAPDTALQTAVLVMSEHDIGSLVVMEYDKLVGILTFREVIAALAKHHGKLEGLQVSSVMNQKPLTCNMETEIDEVRRMMLVDHARYLPVVDQKMLMGVISFYDVAKSVVEAQDFENTMLKAYIRDWPEDTEKAAS
- the wrbA gene encoding NAD(P)H:quinone oxidoreductase, translated to MSQHDILVLYYSRYGATKDLARLIAEGIESVPGVNARLRTVPAVSTVCEAAEATVPQGGAPYVEYSDLQECVGLALGSPTRFGNMAAPMKYFWDGSSSEWMNGALIGKPACVFTSTGSMHGGQESTLLTMMIPLFHHGMMLMGIPYSEPNLMASSTGGSPYGVTHLAHADGRAPISPEEQRLAKAQGKRLALTALMLHNNKEKH
- a CDS encoding FAD-binding oxidoreductase codes for the protein MTNSFINEIKNILDQKYVLIEEVDKAPYQTDWRKRFTGKAQAVVLPGASDEVAQIVKLCAANNVSIVPQGGHTGFCGGATPDNIGNQIIMNFKRMNQIREIDVANQTITLEAGCILQAVQEEAANYGFLFPLSLGAEGSCMIGGNLATNAGGTNVLRYGNARDLCLGLEVVTASGDIWDGMKDLRKDNTGYDLRDLFVGSEGTLGIITAAVMKLYPLPISQWTTLVATDNIASTIALLNLFQKRATSLLTGFEMMTQESLDLNEKHFPQMANPLQGNLPYTVLIELSDHESETHVRQLLETILEEAFEAQLISDAVIASNLSQANTFWQMREHITLAQAEEGANLKHDITIPLSFLDSFISETDQLMRERFPGVRIINFGHLGDGNLHYNIAPPLGIDPRFFNETNEKPIRELVYGQVERCKGSISAEHGVGQLKLDGLRAHKGEVAHELMKTLKRALDPQNILNPNKVVSI
- a CDS encoding MFS transporter, translated to MGLVSPYASLFFLDRGFSVIEIAALMSMVQITRIVGPFSWGWLSDYLSNRIGIIRFCACLAAIIFLCIFFCKATSAFLYGCLFYTPFSAA
- the aroC gene encoding chorismate synthase, producing MSGNTLGLFFTVTTFGESHGPAIGAVVDGCPPGMSLSESDIQFDLDRRKPGISRHVTQRKEEDRVEILSGVFEGKTTGTPIALLIRNTDQRSQDYGDILQTFRPGHADYAYQQKYGIRDPRGGGRSSARLTAPVVAAAAIAKKWLREKYGTEFYGYMSQLGEKEIPFKDISHIGSNPFFAANAEIIPELESYMDELRKAGDSCGARIEVRARNVPTGLGEPLFDKLDADIAHAMMGINAVKGVEIGAGFKSVSQRGSEHGDELHPGGFATNNSGGTLGGISSGQDLRISIAIKPTSSIMSPKQSVDLDGNPITVQTKGRHDPCVGIRATPIAEAMLALVLMDHALRYRAQCADVSSPAASILASQPGPYRD